One segment of Solanum lycopersicum chromosome 1, SLM_r2.1 DNA contains the following:
- the LOC138342248 gene encoding uncharacterized protein yields the protein MNESSTSLRITRGSPLHVNVVDILPSFSMGLTQEFGVNVGSLGKSKQLIQEQTIEELRSKKKNDPMAVQQVIKNAKARGIKIVQGTRKRKAVIIESEENDSEIVGSENFIIMSTTLRFTIREFAIISGLNCSDNGADFNFDTDQPNRIIDEYFPGNSPVTKARWVEAFKAKVWGDNQEDAYKFEILYYIHEFIMSAEPTTTTIDRLDFDLVETGRFMDYPWGRKAFNELAKSKNNKIKPCGQYYRIQGFPLPMQVWFYECCSYVDDKIVVKVSSHIPRIINWVTKNDHPRFDYFMKTIFNDADNPIKFRNIEPTAMEIKILKLPQLIEQSMSQGLQTDHNKVTDPDDDFQNPPSITSRKGKEKVIECSSPIRKKKKQSVTVISSTKAVKTYTRRSMARKATRSQSININSVAKHSDAGTSHNNENVEQKSVQDRTQMGQIKKSTSITISRDECDAFKKSVKDEFADLRKMLEDKFKTVLEAMNSKGNVVDDDQESPIGDVHHKPTYTPHEPQSQFANVTEQEAKFEDVMQETHITRVHQLNTKSSQLGAQKNPIGHQSALKDRELGDNLQELNQNSPLLDHVVLGDNLNDVSGTASQDQLVLYPNVDAQKNAQRETESSSNSRVIYNIYNAASHERIAEAEESILVAAPIQMVYMPDSNQETVVTESQDELPDHLLPSVNTLQNIVLQKQVEADVTPMPAVRHRRPGPFNISPYMTLFGSDAGKQRLFMFTFS from the exons ATGAACGAATCGTCTACATCTTTGAGGATTACCAGAGGTAGTCCTttgcatgtcaatgttgttgaCATTTTACCATCTTTTTCAATGGGGCTAACTCAAGAATTTGGGGTTAATGTAGGGTCTTTGggaaaatcaaaacaacttaTACAAGAACAAACCATAGAAGAGctgagatcaaagaaaaaaaatgacccTATGGCTGTTCAACAAGTTATTAAAAATGCCAAAGCTagaggcattaaaattgtacaaggTACAAGAAAGAGGAAAGCTGTAATCATTGAATCAGAGGAAAATGATTCTGAAATTGTCGGATCTGAGAACTTCATAATCATGAG caCAACGCTTCGATTCACAATACGGGAATTTGCCATTATTTCTGGTTTGAATTGTTCTGATAATGGTGCTGACTTCAACTTTGATACTGATCAACCCAATAGAATCATCGATGAGTATTTTCCAGGGAATTCTCCTGTCACTAAAGCTCGATGGGTTGAAGCTTTTAAAGCAAAGGTATGGGGTGACAATCAGGAAGATGCATACAAGTTTGAGATTCTATATTATATACATGAGTTTATCATGTCCGCAGAACCTACTACAACAACAATAGATAGGTTGGACTTTGATCTGGTTGAAACAGGTAGATTTATGGATTATCCTTGGGGTCGGAAGGCTTTTAATGAACTTGCTAAATCCAAAAACAACAAGATAAAGCCATGTGGACAGTACTACAGAATTCAGGGCTTTCCACTTCCAATGCAAGTTTGGTTCTATGAATGTTGCTCTTATGTTGATGACAAGATTGTTGTCAAGGTTTCTAGTCACATTCCTCGGATTATCAATTGGGTGACTAAGAACGATCATCCTCGATTTGATTATTTCATGAAAACAATTTTTAACGATGCAGATAATCCG ATTAAGTTCAGAAATATTGAGCCAACAGCGATGGAAATTAAAATCCTCAAACTTCCACAATTGATAGAACAATCAATGTCTCAGGGCCTGCAGACTGATCACAATAAAGTTACAGATCCGGATGATGATTTCCAAAACCCGCCCAGTATAACAAgcagaaaaggaaaagaaaaagttattgaATGTTCTTCACCgattaggaaaaagaaaaagcaatCTGTTACAGTCATCTCTTCAACAAAGGCAGTTAAGACATACACACGAAGATCAATGGCACGCAAAGCCACACGATCACAGTCCATCAATATCAACAGTGTTGCGAAACACAGTGATGCAGGTACGTCACACAACAATGAAAATGTAGAGCAGAAAAGTGTACAAGACAGAACACAAATGGGGCAAATTAAGAAGTCAACAAGCATTACAATATCGCGTGATGAATGTGACGCATTCAAAAAATCG GTCAAGGACGAGTTCGCTGATTTGAGAAAAATGCTTGAAGACAAATTCAAAACAGTGTTGGAAGCCATGAATTCCAAG ggTAATGTCGTCGATGATGATCAAGAATCACCCATCGGAGATGTTCATCACAAGCCCACATACACTCCACATGAACCCCAAAGTCAATTTGCAAATGTGACAGAACAAGAG GCTAAATTTGAAGATGTAATGCAAGAAACGCATATCACTCGTGTTCATCAGTTAAATACTAAGTCTTCACAGTTAGGTGCACAAAAAAACCCGATAGGTCATCAAAGTGCATTAAAAGATCGTGAG ctGGGAGATAACTTGCAAGAACTAAACCAGAATTCCCCACTGTTGGATCATGTTGTTTTGGGTGATAATTTGAATGATGTAAGTGGCACTGCCTCACAAGATCAATTAGTGTTGTATCCTAATGTCGATGCCCAGAAAAATGCCCAAAGGGAAACTGAAAGTAGCTCAAACAGTCGGGtaatatataacatatacaatGCTGCATCTCACGAGCGTATTGCAGAAGCAGAGGAGTCTATTTTAGTTGCAGCGCCTATACAAATGGTATACATGCCTGATTCAAATCAGGAAACAGTTGTAACTGAATCACAGGATGAATTGCCAGACCATCTTCTTCCAAGCGTGAACACACTGCAAAACATTGTATTACAAAAACAAGTTGAAGCTGATGTAACACCCATGCCAGCTGTTAGGCATAGACGCCCAGGTCCATTCAACATATCTCCGTACATGACTTTGTTTGGTTCGGATGCTGGTAAGCAACGATTATTTATGTTTACATTTTCATAA
- the LOC101267052 gene encoding uncharacterized protein: MGVLATVAENDCHDMIVVEPEDTNVAFLSIDTTWVISDESNKHVEVDQVYKDKSILKAVMERYAIKERFQYKTTRLNSISYTLECFSKECEWLMKASNINKSGMFRIRAFNQKHTCPLKDRVYSQRHVTSNLIGGIVKTKFVDHKRKYTSADIRKDVKIDLGVDVNYMKAWRAREKALKALRGTPAASYAKLPAYLYMMDITYPESHIRMKKSTNNEFLYLFIALNTFIQGFNHCRPIVVVDGSHLRGPYNGTFVAASTTDGARHIFPLAYGIIYSENDAAWTWFFEQLKEAYGERSNMCVVSDRNESIIKAITNVNTNVPHYACMWHLWNNVQKKFRKSHEKLSGVFYKMAKACTKNEFDMLMETVEKEDIRVKEYLDLAGYEKWALCYAQVHRGWHMTSNIAESINASLVSARELPIFEFLEEVRLLFGRWNHDYKKEATCTFTSLIGKYHDILTDNEALSTRMTVVPSTEYVHNVNDDGRYFVVCLKEKTCTCGRFQYKEIPCEHAWAVLKWKSLPPDEYCSDLYKPKTMLKIYNMPIHPLPDVKAWLIPNNVIADDVLPLKFKRPLGRPKGKPRKKIARELSRIKGKNTCSTCGMAGHNRR, translated from the exons ATGGGGGTGTTGGCAACTGTTGCAGAAAATGATTGTCatgatatgattgttgttgAACCGGAGGATacaaatgttgcatttttatCGATTGATACAACTTGGGTGATTTCAGACGAATCTAATAAGCATGTTGAGGTTGATCAAGTATACAAGGACAAATCAATTTTGAAAGCAGTCATGGAAAGATATGCGATTAAAGAGAGATTTCAGTATAAAACTACTCGGTTAAATTCAATAAG TTACACTCTGGAATGTTTTTCTAAAGAATGTGAATGGTTAATGAAGGCCTCTAATATCAACAAATCTGGAATGTTCAGAATTCGAGCATTCAACCAAAAGCATACATGTCCATTAAAAGATAGAGTTTATTCGCAAAGACATGTAACCAGCAATTTAATAGGAGGGATTGTGAAAACTAAATTTGTAGATCATAAACGTAAATATACATCAGCTGATATAAGAAAGGATGTTAAGATTGATCTAGGAGTTGATGTTAACTATATGAAGGCTTGGAGGGCCAGGGAGAAAGCATTGAAAGCTTTGAGGGGTACACCAGCTGCATCATATGCAAAGTTACCTGCATATTTGTATATGATGGATATCACTTACCCGGAGTCTCATATACGTATGAAAAAGAGTACGAATAATGAGTTCTTGTACCTATTTATTGCATTGAATACATTTATCCAAGGATTCAATCATTGTAGACCAATAGTCGTGGTGGATGGTAGTCATCTGAGAGGTCCATATAATGGTACATTTGTTGCAGCAAGCACGACAGATGGCgcaa GACATATATTTCCACTTGCGTATGGTATTATCTATTCAGAAAATGATGCTGCGTGGACTTGGTTTTTTGAGCAACTTAAAGAAGCATACGGTGAGAGGAGTAACATGTGTGTTGTGTCTGATAGAAATGAGAGCATTATAAAGGCTATTACAAATGTAAACACTAATGTCCCACACTATGCTTGTATGTGGCATTTATGGAATAACGTTCAGAAAAAGTTTAGAAAATCTCATGAGAAGTTATCGGGTGTATTCTATAAAATGGCAAAAGCTTGCACAAAGAATGAATTTGATATGTTAATGGAGACTgtagaaaaagaagatataaGAGTGAAAGAGTATTTGGATTTAGCTGGATATGAAAAATGGGCTCTTTGTTATGCACAAGTACATAGAGGATGGCACATGACATCAAATATTGCTGAGAGTATAAATGCATCACTTGTTTCAGCTAGAGAATTGCCTATTTTTGAATTTCTCGAAGAGGTAAGGCTATTATTTGGAAGGTGGAATCATGACTACAAGAAGGAGGCAACCTGCACATTCACATCATTGATTGGAAAATACCATGATATACTAACAGACAATGAAGCATTGAGTACAAGAATGACG GTTGTACCGTCAACGGAATATGTGCACAACGTTAATGATGATGGGAGATATTTTGTAGTCTgtctaaaagaaaaaacttgCACCTGTGGAAGATTTCAGTACAAGGAAATACCTTGTGAACATGCTTGGGCGGTATTGAAATGGAAGAGTCTACCACCAGATGAATATTGCTCGGATTTATACAAACCAAAGACAATGTTGAAGATATATAATATGCCTATACATCCCTTACCGGATGTAAAGGCATGGTTGATTCCGAATAATGTTATTGCTGATGACGTATTACctctaaaatttaaaagaccTCTTGGCAGGCCAAAGGGTAAGCCTCGGAAAAAAATAGCAAGAGAGTTATCGAGGATTAAGGGGAAAAATACATGTAGCACATGTGGAATGGCAGGTCACAATAGGCGTTAA